The following proteins come from a genomic window of Rubinisphaera margarita:
- a CDS encoding pseudouridine synthase has product MRKATSSRSKRTSVPNRRPSKGPAQPPVEAQDEFRLQKFLASAGLGSRRQCEDIIRSGRVTIDGEPVNNPGVNVDPHKQTIEYDGERLKPQPMKYFVLNKPRGVLCTNHDPAGRLRVVDLFEKERVRLFPVGRLDEDSEGLLIVTNDGDFAHQLAHPRYRIYRTYRVQVVGNPTPDRIQQLKDGMFFREGKFKFLNVRRAGKQGKSTFLEVTLGEGHNREVRRLFARIGHKVMSLQRVAFGPIKLGKLKVGDYRPLSNGELDELREILTRNRNTPKDSTRKPRPTSGSGKGAGKGPARAGSKSRGPEGSEKDSGSPKKRIRRPGKSPATKSVAKKKRTYVFD; this is encoded by the coding sequence ATGCGTAAAGCCACATCCTCCCGTTCAAAGCGGACCTCCGTCCCGAATCGCCGTCCGTCCAAAGGCCCGGCTCAGCCGCCCGTGGAAGCTCAGGATGAGTTCCGGCTGCAGAAGTTCCTGGCCTCGGCTGGCCTGGGATCACGCCGCCAGTGTGAAGACATCATTCGCAGTGGCCGCGTCACGATCGATGGCGAACCGGTCAATAACCCGGGCGTGAACGTCGATCCCCACAAGCAGACGATCGAATACGACGGGGAACGGCTCAAGCCACAGCCGATGAAGTATTTCGTCCTGAACAAGCCGCGTGGCGTTTTGTGCACCAACCACGATCCCGCCGGCCGACTCCGGGTGGTCGACCTGTTTGAGAAGGAACGGGTCCGTCTGTTTCCCGTGGGACGGCTCGATGAAGACAGCGAAGGCCTGCTCATTGTGACCAACGATGGCGACTTCGCGCATCAGCTGGCGCATCCTCGATACCGCATCTACCGCACGTATCGCGTGCAGGTGGTCGGGAATCCGACGCCCGACCGCATTCAGCAGCTCAAGGACGGGATGTTTTTCCGCGAAGGAAAATTCAAATTCCTGAATGTCCGACGAGCGGGCAAGCAGGGGAAGTCGACGTTTCTCGAGGTGACGCTCGGCGAAGGGCACAACCGCGAAGTTCGACGTCTGTTCGCCCGCATCGGGCACAAAGTGATGTCGCTGCAGCGGGTCGCGTTCGGTCCGATCAAGCTCGGTAAGCTCAAGGTGGGGGACTATCGGCCGCTTTCAAATGGGGAACTTGACGAATTACGGGAAATTTTGACCAGAAACCGGAATACGCCGAAGGATTCGACGCGGAAGCCGCGTCCTACTTCAGGCTCGGGGAAGGGCGCTGGAAAAGGTCCGGCCCGAGCCGGGTCCAAGTCCCGCGGACCTGAAGGGTCGGAGAAGGACTCCGGCTCTCCAAAGAAGCGGATTCGGCGTCCCGGGAAGTCGCCAGCGACGAAATCGGTGGCGAAAAAAAAGCGGACGTACGTTTTTGATTAA
- a CDS encoding Gfo/Idh/MocA family protein translates to MYFTPEEKVIGTDNFHTAVGSTRRDFLIGSVAAGTAAGATYFGYSKLDGNPVKVGFIGTGDEGSILLNEHPPEYMDIVAIADLRPTNRKRAFDGDGNDVRQGLVKKLGPNCKKTIKVYNDHKALLQDPDIEAVVIAVPLNQHAPVAIDALNAGKHVLCEKLMAHNIAQCKDMIKAAEDNKKLLAVGHQRHYSVMYANANYIVQQGLLGDIKFIRAQWHRNNSFPGRDSWQNKINPVDRAELEGRVSEFGYDDMEHLVNWRLYNKTGGGLMAELGSHQLDACSIFLGKVHPIAVQGYGGRNFYGVKGVGSLDKQQDEREIDDHVYVTFEFPGPNYKEDQNDKVIVTYSSINTNRFEPYGESVFGSRGTMYINMEQEALLFKEASPTTGGGGTEQRLYVLNGNDGQPVLDASESLAPSANAAVAAAATQKVSRGYTEEMEHFCYCIRNNIFAPPSEGGLKCNGTVAMADAIMALTANLAMKYQKRIVFKDEWFDPTNPATPEKDPEIIG, encoded by the coding sequence ATGTACTTCACACCCGAAGAGAAAGTCATCGGCACGGATAACTTCCACACGGCTGTCGGATCGACGCGTCGTGATTTCCTGATCGGCTCAGTTGCAGCCGGGACCGCAGCGGGTGCCACCTATTTCGGCTACTCGAAGCTCGACGGAAATCCGGTCAAAGTCGGATTCATCGGCACCGGTGACGAAGGCAGCATTCTGCTGAACGAGCATCCGCCGGAATACATGGACATTGTCGCCATCGCCGACCTGCGTCCCACGAACCGCAAGCGGGCTTTCGACGGAGACGGCAACGACGTGCGGCAGGGGCTTGTCAAGAAGCTCGGTCCGAACTGCAAGAAGACGATCAAGGTCTACAACGACCATAAGGCTCTGCTGCAGGATCCGGACATTGAAGCCGTGGTCATCGCCGTGCCGCTCAACCAGCACGCACCGGTTGCGATCGACGCCCTCAACGCCGGCAAGCATGTTCTCTGCGAAAAGCTGATGGCTCACAACATCGCGCAGTGCAAGGACATGATCAAGGCGGCCGAGGACAACAAGAAGCTCCTGGCAGTCGGTCACCAGCGTCACTACAGCGTGATGTACGCCAACGCCAACTACATCGTACAGCAGGGGCTGCTGGGCGATATCAAGTTCATCCGCGCTCAGTGGCACCGGAACAACAGCTTCCCGGGCCGCGACAGCTGGCAGAACAAGATCAACCCGGTCGACCGGGCCGAGCTCGAGGGTCGCGTCAGCGAATTCGGCTACGACGACATGGAGCATCTGGTCAACTGGCGTCTGTACAACAAGACCGGCGGCGGCCTGATGGCGGAACTCGGTTCCCACCAGCTCGATGCCTGCTCGATCTTCCTCGGCAAAGTGCATCCGATCGCGGTCCAGGGCTACGGCGGACGTAACTTCTACGGCGTCAAGGGTGTTGGTTCGCTCGACAAGCAGCAGGATGAGCGGGAAATCGACGATCATGTCTACGTGACCTTCGAATTCCCCGGCCCCAACTACAAGGAAGATCAGAACGACAAGGTCATCGTGACCTACTCGTCGATCAACACGAACCGTTTCGAGCCATATGGCGAGTCGGTCTTCGGCAGCCGGGGCACGATGTACATCAATATGGAGCAGGAAGCCCTGCTGTTCAAAGAAGCTTCGCCGACAACCGGCGGCGGGGGAACCGAACAGCGTCTGTACGTGTTGAACGGCAACGACGGCCAGCCGGTGCTCGACGCCAGCGAATCGCTCGCTCCGTCGGCGAATGCCGCCGTGGCCGCCGCCGCAACGCAGAAAGTCAGCCGCGGTTACACCGAGGAAATGGAACACTTCTGCTACTGCATTCGCAACAACATCTTCGCTCCACCGAGCGAAGGAGGCCTGAAGTGCAACGGTACGGTTGCCATGGCCGACGCCATTATGGCCCTCACGGCCAACCTGGCGATGAAGTACCAGAAGCGGATCGTCTTCAAAGACGAGTGGTTCGACCCCACGAATCCGGCCACACCGGAAAAAGATCCAGAAATTATCGGCTGA
- a CDS encoding MFS transporter, with the protein MASQKFAQLIIFAIVAIDLLGFAIVLPLLPRYGDYYQADELTLGMLMACFSAMQFLFAPLWGRLSDRIGRRPVLLVGLVGSTFFYGVFGWISTFDANEMFLGLAPLTWLFLSRIGAGISGATISTAQAFISDSTSKADRGKGMALIGAAFGVGFTFGPLIGAMFVSSDPAAAPSPYPGFVASAISGMALVIAIFKLPESLHEGSRPAGAHWLNLNDLRIAIARPTILLLLSTIFVATFAFAQFETTLPFMTKLIGLSDRQNFYVFAYIGLLLTLFQGGLIRRLIPRLGEHLTGILGSVCLAVGLLLIGWVANGGSFTLLMAVLPVSVLGFAAVTPSLQAMLSLGAADNEQGGVLGMGQSMSALARICGPIAGYAMLGSGMPLMPYLSGAVLMLVVAVLISFVRKSFDHSADHSLTTPAPEPEAAVAGSAQE; encoded by the coding sequence ATGGCGTCTCAAAAATTTGCACAGCTGATTATCTTCGCCATCGTGGCGATCGACCTGCTCGGGTTCGCCATCGTGCTCCCGCTGCTGCCACGTTACGGCGACTATTATCAGGCCGATGAACTCACGCTCGGCATGCTCATGGCCTGTTTTTCAGCCATGCAGTTCCTGTTCGCGCCGTTGTGGGGTCGCCTGTCGGACCGCATTGGCCGTCGTCCGGTGCTGCTTGTCGGCCTGGTCGGCTCGACGTTCTTCTATGGCGTGTTCGGCTGGATTTCGACATTTGATGCCAACGAGATGTTCCTCGGACTGGCCCCGCTGACATGGCTGTTTCTTTCGCGAATCGGAGCCGGAATTTCCGGAGCCACGATTTCGACCGCTCAGGCATTCATCTCCGACAGCACCTCGAAAGCCGATCGCGGCAAGGGAATGGCGTTGATTGGAGCCGCGTTCGGGGTCGGATTCACCTTTGGCCCGCTGATTGGCGCGATGTTCGTGAGCAGCGATCCTGCGGCGGCTCCCAGTCCGTATCCCGGTTTTGTCGCCTCGGCGATCTCTGGCATGGCACTGGTGATCGCCATTTTTAAGCTGCCGGAATCGCTGCACGAGGGTTCCCGGCCAGCCGGAGCGCACTGGCTCAATCTGAACGATCTGCGGATCGCGATCGCCCGCCCGACGATTCTGCTGCTGTTATCGACGATTTTCGTGGCGACGTTCGCGTTCGCCCAGTTTGAAACGACGCTCCCGTTCATGACCAAACTGATCGGCCTCAGCGATCGCCAGAACTTCTATGTTTTCGCTTACATCGGACTGCTGCTGACCCTGTTCCAGGGGGGCCTGATTCGCCGACTGATTCCGCGTCTCGGAGAACATCTGACCGGAATTCTCGGCTCGGTCTGTCTGGCCGTTGGTCTGCTGCTGATTGGCTGGGTCGCCAACGGCGGCTCATTCACGCTGCTCATGGCGGTTCTGCCAGTCAGCGTGCTCGGTTTTGCCGCGGTGACACCGTCTCTGCAGGCGATGCTCTCGCTGGGAGCCGCCGACAACGAACAGGGCGGCGTTCTCGGGATGGGCCAGAGTATGTCGGCACTGGCCAGAATCTGCGGACCGATCGCCGGCTATGCGATGCTCGGTTCGGGGATGCCGCTGATGCCGTATCTGTCAGGGGCGGTGCTGATGCTCGTCGTCGCCGTGCTGATTTCTTTCGTCCGCAAGTCCTTTGACCACAGCGCCGATCACTCGCTCACAACTCCCGCTCCCGAGCCCGAAGCGGCCGTCGCGGGTTCTGCTCAGGAATAA
- a CDS encoding cadherin domain-containing protein — MRPNWRNLLNSWYVRSFSTSVAATKSRGTRRSPVPQLARRPLSRRRGTKRDTVPASEVLEGRTLLAAPVITTNGGNGFSITIEEDAWRHPLYNPDVDFGTNTYPQNGQLAYYDADPIYSGVVLEDPNNPGTYRNYPVPLTFLNARDDDGDNIRWDLPNGNNPTHDGDSSRAFRVIEEGDRTNDDDYAAVVGFDGGTGRFLWDVFALDPDEAALIVNDHTDYGFDGGGYSFYTGRSAPEDFIHAAYDDTDNLANWFDVDGDMFTGTDSDDGGDFNYENQSSLTVTPRAISGNNEIDTITITVNLRDINDAPFIPVDFDDSVNVFYISEHIRQGDFVGDLIVWDEDNSPRTQQNNAQKNDPIQLYEIVNSPKVDVNENGYDINDPDLFVISTNTGQISINPQIDPNLSVAQAALRKFLNYENPGGNGDPASDQYYFYDFYRYIEDDVTDDWYLPLQVRVTDFRDLSDPPWDGRVNLRSRDTYIYVGLSDVSEFAPIVPELELSIDESTPSNNINNRVVGIVRPDPGYVESAPNVVTGTYDRDQFYTFAIDPATNPNNAFTIVPQVDPVTGLAKTAEIRVNNAAAINYEAITTFTLGVTVTDVGINSQSTRTTVTINVNDLNEATTFPSKSFSLQENSPTGTYIGTASASDVDIFTSDIVYSITDGNQAVILITSSNRAKFQALVPDALQLGDTLTFQGIFRLDTSTGDLFVSNNISNNYKLNGANRTTDLSGVDPQMFLDFEQTPNFNLTMRAEDQGNPDPSHSFADASVQINLTNIIEGTPTVNDHTFQVNENTPNGNLVGNVIATRGQDSTQPLVYTIVGGNVGNTFALNQNTGALTVAATGNLDFETRTSYMLRVRVADSSNTALFDEAFVTVNVRNISEPVNITANQVFTVDENAPTSTSVGTVAITDSDVGQTYTYALLGGNIGGTFAINAATGEITVATNNVLDFETNPTFTLTVRVSDSGNPSFSDTETVTINLNDIEPEPPNIQDKTVSLNEFSTNGTVVTTITPASVSQGQQVAYSITAGNTDGAFVINQQTGVITVANRLALDWDDNPQFQLTVRAADASQPTLFDTAIITVNLNNLDNPPLVNDQTFQVLENSANGTSVGTVVAVDVDDEDTLTYSIDSQTTPGMFTINATTGEITVASNTNLTENNSPQTVNVRVTDDSAGPLFDTAVITVGIFRPNTAPVLNNVTLSLDEHADDGTVVGTLVAADAEAPPQTLTYTILSGNSLGGFALDANTGVITVADSAVIDFSRNPVFTLQVQVQDDGNGMLTDTATVTIRLNEFDGPIEMSAMDQLILELINRARRDPGAEARRLGLSQTVINQMSQIPPGSLQPLAPNQFLNNASLQHSTNMIVHDFFSHIDQNDQNFDERAFEEGFDASIIAENIDYVLTGGGMLTNAQRTQLLNDLHRRLLSNTVSRSHILDSRYREAGIGVEQGAFTNGQGQTNDVLMLTELLGVDNASGPFITGVVYRDANNGSATDDGFYSLGEQINTGFIRAVNVATNQVFERDLSTSGGFSLRVPNGTYNVSYWSGTHDSDETYVHATVVVNGKNVKVDFETTTAPQAKAGITGFVNGNIWVGSDVSGEWTAEHWARWPVSSVREFVQGDFNGDGIQDVAAWLNNGDWQVGLSNGRGNFTYETWTSWRTTGIKDIQVGDFNGDGRDDLAALFETAMGTANIWVAQSTGNGFAATVYGAWYDYNDVREVAVGDFDGNGIDDLGIMTGLGSWWTYRSNGTNFIAQKWTTWNVDNGLMDVQVGDFTGDGKTDIAGLFGTPIANRYNWWVGRSAPAGKFVNRVWGTWTINGSVDEIVSGDFNGDGKTDIAGLFNGQHWWVNAANATSSGFNISKWATWSFASGGLRHMDVYDINGDGRDDLVGFSTNGPEAGFWNVGIAGVNNFNTRRTVMFSSTANWSHFLVGGFVAPAMAQGSQTPPTSSADEFSAFGDSSLLDLLQNV; from the coding sequence ATGCGACCGAACTGGCGTAATCTGCTCAATTCCTGGTACGTTCGATCGTTCTCCACATCTGTCGCCGCGACTAAATCGCGGGGCACCCGCCGCTCGCCCGTTCCACAACTGGCCCGCCGCCCGCTGAGCCGCCGTCGCGGCACCAAGCGGGACACCGTCCCGGCCAGCGAAGTCCTTGAAGGCCGCACCCTGCTGGCCGCTCCGGTGATTACGACCAACGGGGGCAACGGATTCTCGATCACGATCGAAGAAGATGCCTGGCGCCATCCGCTCTATAACCCGGATGTCGATTTCGGCACCAATACGTATCCGCAGAACGGTCAATTGGCGTATTATGATGCCGATCCGATTTACTCCGGCGTGGTTCTCGAAGACCCAAACAATCCGGGCACCTATCGCAACTATCCCGTTCCCTTGACGTTCCTGAACGCTCGGGATGACGATGGCGACAATATCCGCTGGGATCTGCCGAACGGTAACAACCCCACGCATGATGGCGACTCGTCGCGGGCGTTCCGCGTGATCGAAGAAGGAGATCGTACGAACGATGATGACTACGCGGCTGTCGTCGGCTTCGATGGTGGCACCGGTCGATTCTTGTGGGACGTCTTCGCGCTGGACCCGGATGAAGCCGCTTTGATCGTCAACGATCATACGGATTATGGCTTCGATGGAGGCGGGTACAGTTTCTATACCGGTCGCAGTGCCCCCGAAGACTTCATCCACGCCGCTTACGATGACACCGACAACCTGGCCAACTGGTTCGACGTCGACGGCGACATGTTCACCGGCACGGACTCTGATGACGGTGGGGACTTCAACTACGAAAACCAGTCCTCTCTCACCGTAACGCCGCGTGCGATCTCCGGTAACAACGAAATCGACACGATCACGATCACAGTCAACCTGCGGGACATCAACGATGCCCCGTTCATCCCGGTTGACTTCGACGACAGCGTCAACGTGTTCTATATCTCTGAGCACATCCGGCAGGGTGACTTCGTCGGCGATCTGATTGTCTGGGACGAAGACAACAGCCCCCGGACGCAGCAGAACAACGCCCAGAAGAACGACCCGATCCAGCTGTATGAGATCGTCAACAGCCCGAAGGTCGACGTCAACGAGAACGGCTACGACATCAACGATCCGGACCTGTTCGTGATCAGCACGAACACCGGACAGATCAGCATCAACCCGCAGATCGATCCGAACCTCTCGGTCGCTCAGGCTGCTCTCCGCAAGTTCCTGAACTACGAGAATCCGGGCGGAAACGGCGATCCGGCCAGCGACCAGTATTACTTTTACGACTTCTATCGCTACATCGAAGATGACGTAACCGATGACTGGTATCTGCCGCTGCAGGTCCGTGTCACCGACTTCCGTGACCTGAGTGATCCCCCCTGGGATGGCCGCGTGAACCTGCGTTCGCGTGACACCTACATCTATGTGGGACTGAGCGACGTCAGCGAATTCGCTCCGATCGTGCCGGAACTGGAACTCTCGATCGACGAGAGCACGCCGTCGAACAACATCAACAACCGCGTCGTCGGCATCGTCCGCCCCGACCCCGGCTATGTTGAATCGGCTCCGAACGTCGTGACTGGTACCTACGATCGCGATCAGTTCTATACGTTCGCCATCGATCCGGCCACGAACCCGAATAACGCCTTCACAATCGTGCCGCAGGTTGATCCAGTCACCGGACTGGCCAAGACCGCCGAAATCCGCGTCAACAATGCCGCGGCAATCAACTACGAAGCGATCACCACCTTCACACTCGGCGTGACGGTGACCGATGTCGGGATCAATTCGCAGTCGACCCGTACGACCGTGACGATCAACGTCAACGATCTGAATGAAGCAACGACTTTCCCGAGCAAGAGCTTCAGTCTGCAGGAAAACAGCCCGACCGGTACCTATATCGGAACGGCCAGCGCCTCGGACGTCGACATCTTCACTTCGGATATCGTGTACTCGATCACCGACGGGAACCAGGCCGTGATTCTGATCACGTCGAGCAACCGGGCCAAGTTCCAGGCTCTCGTTCCGGATGCCCTGCAGCTCGGCGACACGCTGACCTTCCAGGGAATCTTCCGGCTCGATACGAGTACCGGTGATCTGTTCGTCTCGAACAACATCAGCAATAACTACAAGCTGAACGGCGCAAATCGGACAACCGATCTCTCCGGCGTCGATCCTCAGATGTTCCTCGACTTCGAACAGACCCCGAACTTCAACCTGACAATGCGGGCGGAAGATCAGGGCAACCCGGATCCGTCTCACTCCTTCGCTGATGCCAGCGTGCAGATCAATCTGACGAACATCATCGAAGGAACGCCGACCGTTAACGATCACACGTTCCAGGTCAACGAGAACACGCCTAACGGCAACCTCGTTGGCAACGTGATCGCAACTCGCGGTCAGGATTCGACCCAGCCGCTGGTTTACACCATCGTGGGCGGAAACGTGGGCAACACATTTGCACTCAACCAGAACACGGGGGCCCTCACCGTAGCCGCGACTGGAAATCTCGATTTCGAGACCCGAACGTCGTACATGCTGCGAGTCCGCGTGGCCGACTCGTCGAATACCGCTCTGTTCGATGAAGCCTTCGTGACTGTAAACGTTCGCAACATCAGCGAGCCGGTCAACATCACGGCCAATCAGGTCTTCACGGTCGACGAGAACGCTCCGACGAGCACTTCGGTCGGTACCGTGGCGATCACCGACAGCGATGTCGGGCAGACTTACACCTATGCTCTGCTCGGCGGCAACATCGGTGGCACGTTCGCCATCAATGCCGCGACTGGGGAAATCACCGTCGCCACCAACAACGTGCTCGACTTCGAAACGAACCCGACCTTCACGCTGACCGTTCGAGTGAGCGACAGCGGGAACCCGTCGTTCTCGGATACCGAGACGGTGACCATCAACCTGAACGACATCGAGCCCGAGCCGCCGAATATTCAGGACAAGACCGTCAGCCTGAACGAGTTCTCGACCAACGGTACGGTCGTGACCACGATCACGCCGGCTTCGGTGAGCCAGGGTCAACAGGTGGCCTATTCCATCACCGCTGGCAACACCGACGGAGCCTTCGTCATCAACCAGCAGACGGGTGTGATCACGGTCGCCAATCGACTGGCTCTGGACTGGGACGACAATCCTCAGTTCCAGCTGACCGTGCGGGCCGCCGATGCCTCACAGCCGACGTTGTTCGACACCGCGATTATCACGGTCAATCTGAACAACCTCGACAACCCGCCGCTGGTCAACGATCAGACCTTCCAGGTGCTGGAGAACTCCGCCAACGGAACTTCAGTGGGAACTGTGGTCGCTGTCGATGTGGACGATGAAGATACCCTGACGTACTCCATCGACTCTCAGACAACGCCCGGCATGTTCACGATCAACGCGACCACCGGGGAGATCACCGTTGCCAGTAACACGAACCTGACAGAGAACAACAGCCCGCAGACGGTAAACGTTCGCGTGACCGACGACAGTGCCGGCCCGCTCTTCGACACCGCTGTGATCACCGTCGGCATCTTCCGCCCGAATACGGCTCCGGTCCTCAACAACGTGACCCTCAGTCTTGATGAGCACGCTGATGATGGCACGGTGGTCGGAACGCTGGTGGCCGCCGATGCCGAAGCTCCGCCGCAGACTCTGACCTACACAATCCTGAGCGGAAACTCTCTGGGCGGCTTCGCTCTCGATGCCAACACCGGTGTGATCACCGTGGCGGACTCGGCTGTGATCGACTTCAGCCGGAACCCGGTCTTCACGCTGCAGGTTCAGGTTCAGGACGACGGCAACGGCATGTTGACCGACACCGCGACGGTCACGATTCGTCTGAACGAATTCGACGGACCGATTGAGATGAGTGCCATGGATCAGCTGATCCTGGAACTGATCAACCGGGCTCGTCGCGATCCGGGTGCGGAAGCCCGTCGCCTGGGACTGTCGCAGACGGTCATCAACCAGATGTCGCAGATCCCGCCGGGATCGCTGCAGCCGCTGGCCCCGAACCAGTTCCTGAACAATGCGTCGCTGCAGCATTCGACGAACATGATTGTTCACGACTTCTTCTCGCACATCGATCAGAACGATCAGAACTTCGACGAACGTGCGTTCGAAGAAGGTTTCGATGCCTCGATTATCGCCGAGAACATCGACTACGTCCTGACCGGTGGCGGAATGCTGACGAATGCTCAGCGAACCCAGCTGCTCAACGATCTGCATCGTCGACTGCTGAGCAACACCGTGAGCCGTAGTCACATCCTCGACAGCCGCTACCGCGAAGCGGGCATTGGCGTCGAACAGGGAGCCTTCACGAATGGCCAGGGACAGACCAATGATGTGCTGATGCTGACCGAACTCCTCGGCGTTGATAATGCCTCGGGACCGTTCATCACCGGTGTCGTCTATCGCGATGCGAACAACGGGTCGGCAACGGACGACGGCTTCTACTCGCTGGGCGAGCAGATCAACACCGGGTTCATCCGGGCGGTCAATGTTGCCACGAACCAGGTTTTCGAACGCGACCTGAGCACCTCGGGCGGCTTCTCGCTGCGGGTTCCGAACGGCACCTACAACGTGAGCTACTGGAGTGGAACTCACGATTCGGATGAGACCTACGTCCACGCGACTGTCGTTGTGAACGGCAAGAACGTGAAGGTCGATTTCGAAACGACGACCGCTCCGCAAGCCAAGGCCGGCATCACCGGGTTCGTCAACGGCAACATCTGGGTTGGCAGCGACGTGTCCGGCGAATGGACCGCCGAGCACTGGGCCCGCTGGCCGGTCAGCTCGGTTCGTGAATTCGTCCAGGGCGACTTCAACGGCGATGGCATCCAGGATGTCGCTGCCTGGTTGAACAACGGCGACTGGCAAGTTGGCCTGTCCAATGGTCGGGGCAACTTCACCTACGAGACCTGGACCAGCTGGCGGACGACTGGCATTAAGGACATCCAGGTCGGCGACTTCAACGGCGACGGCCGGGACGACCTGGCCGCACTGTTCGAAACCGCCATGGGGACGGCGAACATCTGGGTCGCACAGTCGACCGGGAATGGCTTCGCGGCCACCGTGTACGGTGCCTGGTATGACTACAACGATGTCAGGGAAGTCGCAGTCGGTGACTTCGACGGAAATGGTATCGATGACCTCGGTATCATGACCGGTCTGGGCAGCTGGTGGACATACCGCTCCAACGGCACGAACTTCATCGCCCAGAAATGGACGACGTGGAATGTCGATAACGGTCTCATGGACGTTCAGGTCGGCGACTTCACCGGCGATGGCAAGACCGATATCGCCGGCCTGTTCGGGACGCCGATCGCCAACCGGTACAACTGGTGGGTGGGCCGTTCCGCTCCGGCTGGGAAGTTCGTGAACCGTGTCTGGGGAACCTGGACAATCAACGGCTCTGTCGATGAGATTGTCTCCGGTGACTTCAACGGCGACGGCAAGACCGACATCGCCGGGTTGTTCAATGGACAGCATTGGTGGGTTAACGCCGCCAATGCGACCAGCAGCGGCTTCAACATCTCGAAGTGGGCCACCTGGAGCTTCGCGTCTGGCGGCCTGCGTCACATGGATGTCTATGACATCAACGGAGATGGGCGTGACGACCTGGTCGGATTCAGCACCAATGGTCCGGAAGCAGGTTTCTGGAATGTCGGCATTGCGGGAGTGAACAACTTCAACACCCGCCGCACGGTCATGTTCAGCTCAACTGCCAACTGGTCGCACTTCCTGGTCGGTGGCTTCGTCGCTCCGGCGATGGCACAGGGCAGCCAGACTCCTCCGACCTCGTCGGCGGACGAGTTCTCGGCTTTCGGCGATTCCAGTCTGCTGGATCTGCTCCAGAATGTGTAA